The Tenrec ecaudatus isolate mTenEca1 chromosome 14, mTenEca1.hap1, whole genome shotgun sequence genome contains a region encoding:
- the LOC142426664 gene encoding olfactory receptor 11G2-like, giving the protein MSSRTMNTSSRDTTSSVTHFILLGFPSSPERQLLYFGLFSVTYTLTLMGNTAIACAVRRDRRLHIPMYIFLGNFSFLEICYVTTTVPNMLANFLSTSKSISFVHCFAQFYFFFSFGCDEGFYLCIMAFDRYLAICRPLHYPRIMTKELYMGLVIFGWSGGLILFLTPVILISQLPYCGPNIIDHFICDPVPLMMLSCSEDTTTQIIYSTFNVIFMIGTFLFVLCSYFLVILAVLRMPSAASKRKAFSTCASHLAVVVLFFGSVMVMHVIPGSVHSVKMQKIVTLFYSVITPLCNPLIYSLRNKEMLTALKKIFGTEQTLHKI; this is encoded by the coding sequence ATGTCTTCCAGAACAATGAATACATCCAGCAGAGACACCACCAGCTCCGTTACCCACTTCATCCTCCTGGGCTTTCCCTCAAGCCCGGAAAGGCAGCTCCTCTACTTTGGGCTCTTCTCGGTGACCTACACGCTGACCTTGATGGGGAACACAGCCATAGCCTGTGCTGTGCGGAGGGACCGACGTCTGCACATCCCGATGTACATATTCTTGGGGAATTTCTCTTTCCTGGAAATATGTTATGTCACCACCACGGTCCCTAACATGCTGGCCAACTTCCTCTCCACAAGCAAGTCCATCTCTTTTGTGCATTGTTTTGCACAGTTCTACTTCTTCTTCTCTTTTGGCTGTGATGAGGGCTTCTACCTGTGCATCATGGCCTTTGACAGGTACCTGGCCATCTGCCGACCTCTACATTATCCACGCATCATGACGAAAGAGCTGTACATGGGTCTGGTCATCTTTGGGTGGTCTGGTGGACTCATCCTCTTTCTAACCCCAGTCATACTTATTTCACAATTGCCCTATTGTGGCCCAAATATCATCGACCATTTTATATGTGATCCTGTGCCATTGATGATGCTGTCTTGTTCTGAAGACACCACCACGCAGATTATTTACTCTACGTTCAATGTAATCTTCATGATTGGTACTTTTCTCTTTGTCCTTTGCTCCTATTTTCTGGTAATCCTGGCTGTGCTCCGGATGCCCTCAGCAGCGAGCAAACGCAAGGCTTTCTCCACTTGTGCTTCTCACTTGGCTGTGGTGGTGCTGTTTTTTGGCTCTGTTATGGTGATGCATGTCATCCCTGGATCAGTACATTCTGTGAAAATGCAAAAAATTGTTACTTTGTTCTATTCTGTGATAACACCTCTATGCAATCCCctaatctacagcctcagaaacaaggAGATGTTGACTGCTTTAAAGAAGATCTTTGGGACTGAGCAAACTCTTCATAAAATATAA